One part of the Huiozyma naganishii CBS 8797 chromosome 13, complete genome genome encodes these proteins:
- the DUS1 gene encoding tRNA dihydrouridine synthase (similar to Saccharomyces cerevisiae DUS1 (YML080W); ancestral locus Anc_4.350), whose product MVWGHRLLVPRAAMVSKMTGRELFKQMGCPRRVLAPMVDSSELCWRILSRAYGATLCYTPMFHAKLFATSEKYRRDMWCPLDGTVGVADRPLIVQICGNDPEYILKTAELVQDRCDAVDLNLGCPQGIARKGHYGSFLMEEWEVIEKIIRTLHEKLTVPVTAKIRVFPDREKTLQYAKMILDAGVQILTVHGRLREQKGQKTGLADWDVIRYLRDNLPAGTVMFANGNVLYPGDIERCLEYTGCDAVMSAEGNLYNPGVFSDPAGDKDRTFPRVDVLLREFFEIVKLHAGDSPASRKAMKSHFFKILRPFLPHHTDIRSSIASLSAHTTLDEWEREVVVPVERAVEAIYRTDPEDAIVDGPLEKWGGCYKSVPYWRCQPYFRRVDGVAGDKRVVAELDAQDDTSSPAKRLKTDA is encoded by the coding sequence ATGGTGTGGGGTCATCGGTTACTGGTTCCCAGGGCGGCGATGGTGTCGAAAATGACTGGCAGGGAACTGTTCAAGCAGATGGGGTGTCCCCGGCGGGTTCTTGCGCCGATGGTTGACTCGAGCGAGCTTTGCTGGCGGATTCTATCACGGGCTTACGGTGCGACGCTGTGCTACACACCGATGTTCCATGCGAAGCTGTTTGCGACTTCTGAGAAGTACAGAAGGGACATGTGGTGTCCCCTCGATGGTACTGTGGGTGTTGCTGATCGGCCGTTGATTGTACAGATATGTGGAAACGACCCGGAGtacattttgaagaccGCTGAGTTGGTGCAGGACCGGTGTGACGCGGTGGACTTAAACCTTGGGTGTCCGCAGGGGATCGCGCGAAAGGGACACTACGGGTCGTTCCTGATGGAGGAGTGGGAGGTCATTGAGAAGATCATTCGTACATTGCACGAGAAACTGACAGTTCCCGTTACGGCGAAGATACGCGTGTTCCCCGATAGAGAGAAGACGCTGCAGTATGCGAAGATGATCCTGGATGCTGGTGTGCAGATACTGACTGTGCATGGACGTTTGCGTGAGCAGAAGGGTCAGAAGACGGGGCTCGCGGACTGGGACGTGATCCGATACTTAAGGGATAACTTACCTGCGGGCACGGTGATGTTTGCGAACGGGAACGTACTGTACCCGGGGGACATCGAGCGGTGTCTCGAGTACACTGGGTGTGACGCGGTTATGAGTGCGGAGGGGAACCTGTACAACCCCGGTGTGTTCAGCGACCCAGCTGGTGACAAGGACCGGACTTTCCCGCGTGTGGACGTGCTTCTGCGGgagttctttgaaattgtgAAGTTGCACGCTGGGGATTCCCCCGCGTCGCGGAAGGCGATGAAGTCacacttcttcaagattcTGCGGCCGTTCCTACCGCACCACACGGATATCCGGTCCTCCATTGCATCGCTCTCCGCACACACGACGCTGGACGAGTGGGAGCGAGAGGTCGTCGTCCCCGTGGAACGCGCCGTTGAGGCGATCTACCGCACGGACCCAGAGGATGCAATTGTCGACGGTCCTTTGGAGAAATGGGGCGGATGCTACAAGAGTGTGCCCTACTGGCGGTGTCAACCGTACTTCCGGCGCGTGGACGGCGTCGCAGGCGACAAGAGGGTTGTTGCGGAGTTAGATGCGCAGGATGACACGTCGTCTCCGGCAAAGAGGCTCAAGACGGATGCCTAG
- the CPR3 gene encoding peptidylprolyl isomerase CPR3 (similar to Saccharomyces cerevisiae CPR3 (YML078W); ancestral locus Anc_4.347) → MFGNSLRNGVRGFSSSARALKRVFFDTKLADGSALGRIEFELYDDVVPKTAANFAGLCTGVKGFGFKGTPFHRIIPQFMIQGGDTDLLNGFGGKSIYGAKFADENFTKKHDRPGLLSMANAGPNTNGSQFFITTVACPWLDGKHVVFGEVVKGYDDVVKKIESYGSSSGQPRAQIVIEDAGELD, encoded by the coding sequence aTGTTTGGTAACAGTTTGAGAAACGGTGTGAGAGGGTTCAGTTCGAGTGCGCGTGCTTTGAAGCGGGTGTTCTTCGACACTAAGCTAGCGGACGGGTCCGCGTTGGGCCGGATTGAGTTCGAGTTGTACGACGACGTCGTGCCCAAGACCGCGGCGAACTTCGCTGGGCTGTGCACTGGAGTTAAGGGGTTTGGGTTCAAGGGCACGCCCTTCCACCGGATCATCCCTCAGTTCATGATCCAAGGTGGTGACACGGACTTGCTTAACGGATTCGGTGGGAAGTCCATCTACGGTGCCAAGTTTGCTGACGAGAACTTCACGAAGAAGCACGACCGGCCTGGGTTGCTCTCGATGGCGAATGCGGGGCCCAACACGAACGGGTCGCAGTTCTTCATCACGACCGTCGCTTGCCCCTGGCTCGACGGGAAACACGTCGTGTTCGGTGAGGTCGTGAAGGGCTACGACGACGTCGTGAAGAAGATCGAGTCCTACGGGTCCTCTTCGGGGCAACCCCGTGCCCAGATCGTCATTGAAGACGCTGGCGAGCTGGACTAA
- the ENT3 gene encoding Ent3p (similar to Saccharomyces cerevisiae ENT3 (YJR125C); ancestral locus Anc_4.346) encodes MSLEDTLANMTLYDAKKYFRKAQNVVFNFTEMESKVREATNNEPWGASSTLMEQIAQGTYNYKEREEVMMMLMRRFTEKAGSEWRQIYKALQLLDYLIRRGSEKFIDDVRAALRIVRLLESFHYIDSQGRDQGVNVRNRAKQIVELLQDDAAVRDARKKARETAKKYKGVAGGATALGAGGSSTAGAMNPHAGFNASTSHGISVSADFDTDDEAEVEPASAARPIERFTLEPSPPPAALQRAQAQTQEADDDDDEFSEFQSAAAPTTSTQQATTPASNTINNTSSNLLSLDLHTSQSTMPSSMPSSMPQKQPAKAGDPFSSLFNTAKSLPEDPARKPAPAVVSTTTVESSPRNRSGNHQPTAKPAPVPAASQNDDDDDLFGELTSSSAAGTRQDTGDVDLLSF; translated from the coding sequence ATGAGTTTGGAGGATACGTTGGCGAACATGACGCTGTACGATGCGAAGAAGTACTTCCGGAAGGCGCAGAACGTCGTGTTCAACTTCACAGAGATGGAGTCGAAGGTGAGGGAGGCGACGAACAACGAACCTTGGGGGGCCTCCTCTACGCTGATGGAGCAGATTGCGCAGGGGACGTACAACTACAAGGAGCGGGAGGaggtgatgatgatgctGATGCGGCGGTTCACGGAGAAGGCCGGGTCCGAGTGGCGGCAGATCTACAAAGCGTTGCAGTTGCTGGACTACCTGATCAGACGTGGGTCCGAGAAGTTCATCGACGACGTGCGTGCTGCGCTGCGGATCGTGCGTCTTCTTGAGTCCTTCCATTACATCGACTCGCAGGGGAGAGATCAAGGTGTCAACGTGCGCAACCGTGCGAAGCAGATCGTCGAGTTGTTGCAAGACGACGCTGCGGTCAGGGACGCCCGCAAGAAGGCCCGCGAGACCGCGAAGAAGTATAAAGGTGTTGCCGGTGGTGCCACCGCGTTGGGGGCTGGTGGCTCCTCCACCGCCGGGGCGATGAACCCGCATGCAGGGTTCAACGCTTCCACTTCGCATGGTATCTCGGTCTCTGCGGACTTCGACACTGATGACGAGGCAGAAGTTGAGCCCGCAAGTGCGGCAAGGCCGATAGAGAGGTTTACTTTGGAACCTTCCCCACCTCCAGCAGCGTTACAACGGGCCCAAGCTCAAACTCAAGAGGctgatgacgatgacgacgagttcaGCGAATTCCAAAGTGCTGCTGCACCTACTACGAGCACCCAGCAAGCGACTACACCGGCATCCAATACAATCAACAACACGTCGTCGAACCTGCTCTCGTTGGACTTGCACACTTCGCAGAGTACTATGCCAAGCAGCATGCCCAGCAGTATGCCACAGAAGCAGCCGGCCAAAGCTGGGGACCCCTTCTCGTCGCTGTTCAACACTGCGAAGAGTCTGCCGGAGGACCCGGCGAGGAAACCGGCCCCCGCTGTGGTCAGCACAACGACAGTCGAGTCTTCCCCCCGGAACAGATCCGGCAATCATCAACCGACCGCTAAGCCAGCCCCAGTCCCCGCTGCATCACAaaacgacgacgacgacgatctCTTCGGCGAACTGACGAGTTCCAGCGCTGCAGGAACACGGCAGGACACCGGCGACGTCGACCTGCTAAGCTTCTAA
- the COA2 gene encoding Coa2p (similar to Saccharomyces cerevisiae YPL189C-A; ancestral locus Anc_6.192), with translation MRARTANRLLNNLYLSTFLVAFASVALGSLLPCPAHTLESETPEERRKKLQRESWEPPREPRGPRNPAEPHEGSATGSC, from the coding sequence ATGAGGGCACGCACTGCCAACCGGTTGCTGAACAACCTGTACCTGTCTACATTCCTAGTCGCCTTTGCGTCCGTCGCGCTCGGGTCGCTGCTGCCCTGTCCCGCACACACTTTGGAGAGCGAGACCCCGGAggagaggaggaagaagttGCAACGAGAGTCGTGGGAGCCGCCGCGGGAGCCAAGGGGGCCGCGGAATCCCGCAGAACCGCACGAGGGAAGCGCCACTGGTTCATGTTAG
- the GUP2 gene encoding putative O-acyltransferase (similar to Saccharomyces cerevisiae GUP1 (YGL084C) and GUP2 (YPL189W); ancestral locus Anc_6.190), whose product MDLVTRGLRELFSVPALDARIAPQPVSPVGKGKGKKVGGGGSSSGGSVSPLGSVGAPRWGTLEFKAYFAAFAVVVPLMLRAAVRASSEVNVENFPKFSPLLSQGWLFGRKVDNSDAQYRFFRDNLLLLLSLMGGHVLLRRIVHKVVPQISRLRFDLFFGLFFLWVAHGVNAVRILLHMFTMFIVVRVLKRHRRYATAFNWVYGIGTLFINDHLRTMPLSRLASCLSFLDDDVRFRGIIPRWDVFFNFTLLRIISYNLDFLERWDTQFKTLKKTEDGDTGEDLVLERPHHRRLNSSSVSLQTIQEDDKQPPHGDSLLVNERARLEAPHHISEYNLANLVAYVLYTPLFIAGPIITFNDYVYQSKHTLPSISKRRIVSYAVRLALTILTMEFILHFTYVVAVSKTKAWTNDTPFEISMIGLFNLNAIYLKLLIPWRLFRLWALLDGVDAPENMIRMVDNNYSSLAFWRAWHRSFNKWVVRYIYIPLGGSRNRILTSLAVFSFVAVWHDIQLKLLFWGWIIVLFLIPEMLATEFCQQFRAKSWYRHLCALGAVANIWTMMIANLFGFCLGVDGTRTLLWDMFSTVRGLCFFGIASGCLFVAVQIMFELREEEKRQGIYLKC is encoded by the coding sequence ATGGATCTGGTGACTCGCGGCTTGAGGGAGCTGTTCTCTGTGCCCGCGCTGGATGCACGGATTGCGCCGCAGCCGGTCTCTCCAGTGGGCAAGGGCAAAGGCAAGAAGGTAggcggcggcggcagcagcagcggtggTTCCGTTAGTCCCCTTGGTTCTGTTGGTGCGCCGCGGTGGGGAACACTCGAGTTTAAAGCGTACTTTGCTGCTTTTGCAGTCGTGGTGCCGCTGATGTTGCGCGCTGCCGTGCGGGCGAGCAGCGAGGTCAACGTCGAGAACTTCCCGAAGTTCAGCCCTCTGCTGAGCCAAGGGTGGCTCTTTGGACGGAAAGTGGACAACTCTGACGCACAGTACAGGTTCTTTAGGGACAACCTGTTGCTCCTGCTGTCGTTGATGGGTGGGCACGTTCTTTTGAGGCGGATTGTGCACAAGGTAGTCCCGCAGATCTCGCGGCTGCGGTTCGAcctcttctttggtttGTTCTTCCTGTGGGTAGCACACGGCGTCAATGCAGTACGTATCCTGTTGCACATGTTTACGATGTTCATCGTCGTAAGGGTGTTGAAGCGGCACAGGCGATACGCAACCGCTTTCAACTGGGTGTATGGTATTGGGACTTTGTTCATCAACGACCACTTGCGCACGATGCCTCTGAGCAGGCTTGCCTCCTGTCTGTCCTTCCTCGACGACGATGTCCGGTTTAGAGGGATCATCCCGCGGTGGGAcgttttcttcaacttcacaCTGCTACGGATTATTAGTTACAACTTGGACTTCTTGGAAAGGTGGGATACACAGttcaagactttgaagaagacagAGGATGGTGACACTGGGGAAGATCTCGTCCTGGAAAGACCGCATCACCGCAGACTTAACTCTTCGAGCGTGTCCCTGCAGACGATACAGGAGGACGACAAGCAACCACCACATGGCGACTCTTTACTCGTGAACGAACGTGCCAGACTCGAGGCGCCTCACCATATCAGCGAGTACAACTTGGCAAACCTCGTCGCTTATGTGCTGTACACACCTCTGTTCATCGCTGGGCCCATCATTACTTTCAACGACTACGTGTACCAGAGCAAGCACACGTTGCCCTCGATCAGTAAGCGGCGCATTGTGTCGTACGCTGTGCGGCTCGCCTTGACGATCCTCACGATGGAGTTCATCCTGCACTTCACATACGTCGTCGCCGTGTCCAAGACGAAGGCGTGGACGAACGACACGCCCTTCGAGATCTCGATGATCGGTCTGTTTAACTTGAACGCGATCTACTTGAAGTTGCTGATCCCCTGGCGTCTGTTCCGTCTCTGGGCGCTTCTCGACGGTGTCGACGCCCCAGAGAACATGATCCGCATGGTCGACAACAACTACAGCTCGCTAGCGTTCTGGCGGGCGTGGCACCggtccttcaacaagtGGGTCGTCCGGTACATCTACATCCCACTGGGCGGGTCCCGCAACAGAATCCTCACCTCTCTGGCCGTGTTCTCCTTCGTAGCTGTGTGGCACGACATCCAATTGAAATTGCTCTTCTGGGGGTGGATCATCGTGCTGTTCCTGATCCCGGAGATGCTCGCCACGGAGTTTTGCCAGCAGTTTAGGGCCAAGTCCTGGTACAGACACCTGTGCGCGCTGGGCGCAGTCGCCAACATCTGGACGATGATGATTGCAAACCTGTTCGGTTTCTGTCTGGGCGTCGACGGCACGCGCACTCTGCTCTGGGACATGTTCTCCACGGTGCGCGGCCTTTGCTTCTTCGGCATCGCCAGCGGCTGCCTCTTTGTCGCCGTGCAGATCATGTTTGAGCTGCgtgaggaggagaagagacagGGCATCTACTTGAAGTGTTAA
- the POS5 gene encoding NADH kinase (similar to Saccharomyces cerevisiae POS5 (YPL188W); ancestral locus Anc_6.186), whose product MLSTRVSGICWARSIGAAVPLQLRLRLLHTERVRVKDVTNLRPSTRADFVASTNSKLQSLIWQRPLQNVFITKKPWTASTRDAMVEFISHLHGSYPEVNVIVTEDVAEEIRGDLETTVSDSGKHILYTGPPEAIVARTDLLVTLGGDGTILHGVSTFGNLQVPPVLSFSLGTLGFLLPFDFKEHREVFREVIGSRAKCLHRTRLECHVVRKDPASGKADKRDIHLVDQAMNDIFLHRGSLPHLTNLDIYIDGDFLTRTTADGVILSTPTGSTAYSLSAGGSIVSPLVPSILLTPICPRSLSFRPLILPHSSHIRIKIGAKMNQRPANTPLGGQSSSAAATECNGLPQEHRHVVNLSIDGFPQQDLHIGDEIHVVNEVGTIYIDGTQLPAQKSKEVLNKTKSATKQAGIYCVAKSENDWTRGLNDLLGFNSSFRFTRRHKDN is encoded by the coding sequence ATGCTGTCGACTCGTGTATCTGGGATATGTTGGGCGAGGTCTATTGGGGCGGCGGTCCCCCTGCAGTTGCGGCTCCGGCTGCTGCACACGGAGCGGGTACGTGTGAAGGATGTCACTAACCTGCGGCCGAGCACTCGGGCTGACTTCGTCGCGTCGACGAACTCGAAGTTGCAGTCGCTGATCTGGCAACGGCCCCTGCAGAATGTGTTTATCACGAAGAAGCCGTGGACTGCGTCGACGAGGGACGCAATGGTGGAGTTTATCTCACACTTGCACGGGTCGTACCCTGAGGTGAACGTGATAGTGACGGAGGATGTCGCTGAGGAGATCAGGGGGGACCTCGAGACGACTGTGTCTGATAGTGGGAAACATATACTGTACACGGGCCCCCCCGAGGCGATTGTTGCTCGGACGGACTTGCTAGTGACTTTGGGAGGTGATGGTACAATTCTCCATGGGGTGTCTACATTTGGGAACTTACAAGTCCCGCCCGTCTTGTCCTTCTCCCTGGGGACGCTCGGGTTCCTACTACCGTTCGACTTTAAGGAACACCGGGAGGTTTTCCGTGAGGTGATCGGTTCTCGAGCCAAGTGTCTCCATCGGACGAGACTCGAGTGCCACGTCGTGAGGAAGGACCCAGCGTCAGGTAAAGCTGACAAGCGGGACATTCACCTCGTGGATCAAGCGATGAACGATATCTTCCTGCACAGGGGCAGCCTGCCACACTTGACGAACTTGGACATCTACATCGACGGTGACTTTCTGACGCGGACGACCGCAGACGGGGTGATCCTTTCCACGCCCACTGGTTCGACCGCGTACTCACTGAGTGCCGGTGGGTCGATTGTGTCCCCACTAGTACCGAGCATTCTACTGACGCCGATCTGCCCGCGGTCACTGTCCTTCCGCCCGCTAATTCTACCACACTCATCGCACATCCGCATCAAGATCGGGGCAAAGATGAACCAGCGGCCCGCGAATACACCCTTGGGAGGTCAATCATCATCAGCAGCCGCTACAGAGTGCAATGGTCTGCCGCAGGAACACCGCCACGTCGTGAACTTGTCAATTGACGGGTTCCCGCAGCAGGACCTGCACATCGGCGACGAGATCCACGTCGTGAACGAAGTCGGGACGATATACATCGACGGGACGCAACTCCCGGCGCAGAAGTCGAAGGAGGTGTTGAACAAGACGAAGAGCGCGACGAAGCAAGCTGGGATTTACTGCGTCGCCAAGTCCGAGAACGACTGGACCCGTGGGCTCAACGACCTTCTGGGTTTCAATTCAAGTTTCCGCTTTACAAGACGGCACAAGGACAACTGA
- the UIP4 gene encoding Uip4p (similar to Saccharomyces cerevisiae UIP4 (YPL186C); ancestral locus Anc_6.184): MADIVYCDTGRVRSELNIAGDFNGWTVEPMVRREGEGEGDGPWVYHLSREQWDASADKKFQFKFVDTSGNWFTLDDFPVEADEHNNVNNVVVLEIAEETGEETGEELGEETGEEATETVDDGPEAPTPSLKNVDISRDETPEQPEEHPSVQQSQDDSKQQDNTTTTSTTTDAAEDVDAAANLSTRDDAADTTVYQDSHSMAELDDPLEETCPDETRPDETRPDETQPDESRAVTAPQGPFHKLFVVLCSWVHWLLHSG, translated from the coding sequence ATGGCAGATATAGTGTATTGTGATACGGGCAGAGTGCGCAGCGAGTTGAACATTGCTGGAGACTTTAACGGGTGGACCGTGGAGCCGATGGTGAGGCGTGAGGGCGAAGGCGAGGGCGACGGTCCCTGGGTGTACCACCTGTCACGGGAGCAATGGGATGCAAGTGCAGACAAgaagttccagttcaagTTCGTGGACACTTCAGGGAACTGGTTCACACTGGACGATTTCCCCGTGGAGGCTGACGAGCACAACAACGTCAACAACGTGGTCGTTTTGGAGATTGCAGAAGAGACTGGAGAAGAGACGGGGGAGGAGCTGGGAGAAGAGACTGGAGAAGAGGCCACAGAGACCGTCGACGACGGTCCCGAAGCCCCGACCCCGTCGCTAAAGAACGTGGATATATCTCGCGATGAGACCCCCGAGCAACCCGAGGAACACCCTTCGGTGCAACAATCACAGGACGATTCAAAACAACAGGACAACACCACGACTACTAGTACGACCACGGACGCTGCTGAAGACGTGGACGCCGCTGCCAATTTGAGCACACGGGACGACGCAGCAGACACTACAGTGTACCAGGACAGTCACTCAATGGCCGAACTGGATGACccacttgaagaaacttgCCCTGACGAAACTCGCCCTGACGAAACTCGCCCTGACGAGACTCAACCGGACGAGTCCCGCGCTGTGACGGCCCCCCAGGGCCCCTTCCACAAACTGTTTGTCGTACTGTGCTCATGGGTTCACTGGCTACTGCATAGCGGATGA
- the MRN1 gene encoding Mrn1p (similar to Saccharomyces cerevisiae YPL184C; ancestral locus Anc_6.183): MSIMPGRTAVCDLNLLAAPVDGSATVSSNPLNFTSAPSRTVYLGNIAPEVTLRELLDHVQSGVVEDARLFPAKSCAFVSFVDENSALLFHSDAILNRLRIGDRDVKIGWATATLMDPLVATRIQSEGATRNVYLGNLPDGVSRYELTKDLSVYGEIDSVKLLSSKGVAFVHMASIGQAIHAVANLQRDNKIYSDRRVSFGKDRCAYVTKLQQSRAAQFLGLPEEDAVRMEQLRDRDFVSNVLLQQAAATAAIATSAGGPNNLGNRTIYVGNLSARCRIEEVCNVVRGGLLQSVKFLPDRHVCFVTFADPTAAAQFYAMASLHGLTIQRRRCKIGWGKHSGPLPAHLADAISHGASRNVYFGNVNWQDPAVAEFFEERHLRQAMSHFGEMEQVNAVPERRCVFVNFTNLESAIAAVEQVKKWPQFQQLKVNYGKDRCGNVPVES, translated from the coding sequence ATGTCAATTATGCCTGGGAGGACTGCCGTGTGCGATTTAAACTTGTTAGCGGCTCCCGTGGACGGTTCTGCAACCGTTTCGTCGAACCCGCTGAACTTCACAAGTGCGCCCAGCAGGACTGTGTACTTGGGGAACATTGCGCCCGAGGTGACGCTGCGTGAGCTGCTGGACCATGTGCAGAGCGGTGTTGTGGAGGATGCGCGGTTGTTCCCCGCGAAGTCGTGTGCGTTTGTGTCCTTCGTGGACGAGAACTCGGCGCTGCTGTTCCACTCGGATGCTATCTTGAACCGGCTCCGGATCGGTGACCGGGACGTCAAGATCGGGTGGGCCACTGCGACGTTGATGGACCCACTTGTCGCGACGCGGATCCAATCGGAGGGAGCCACCAGGAACGTCTATTTGGGGAACCTCCCCGATGGAGTCTCCAGATACGAATTGACTAAAGATCTGTCCGTGTACGGCGAGATAGATTCAGTCAAGTTGCTCTCCTCCAAGGGTGTTGCCTTCGTGCACATGGCTTCGATCGGACAAGCGATCCATGCGGTCGCGAACTTACAACGTGACAACAAGATCTACAGTGACCGGCGTGTATCCTTTGGCAAGGACCGGTGCGCTTATGTGACgaagttgcaacagagCCGTGCCGCGCAGTTCCTCGGGCTCCCCGAGGAGGACGCTGTTCGAATGGAGCAACTTCGCGACAGGGACTTTGTATCGAACGTGCTCCTCCAGCAGGCAGCGGCGACCGCTGCCATTGCGACCTCCGCTGGTGGACCAAACAACTTGGGGAACCGTACAATCTACGTCGGGAACCTGTCCGCTCGATGCCGTATTGAAGAGGTGTGCAACGTGGTCCGCGGCGGGTTGCTACAGAGCGTCAAGTTTCTCCCGGACCGACACGTGTGTTTCGTCACCTTTGCGGACCCTACCGCCGCTGCACAATTCTACGCGATGGCCTCACTGCATGGACTTACCATACAACGCCGCCGGTGCAAGATAGGTTGGGGGAAACACTCGGGCCCCCTCCCGGCGCATCTTGCAGACGCGATTTCACACGGTGCCTCGCGGAACGTGTACTTTGGGAACGTCAACTGGCAGGACCCAGCGGTCGCGGAGTTCTTCGAGGAGAGACACCTGAGGCAAGCGATGTCCCATTTTGGCGAGATGGAGCAAGTCAATGCGGTCCCTGAGCGACGCTGCGTGTTTGTGAACTTCACGAACCTGGAGAGTGCGATCGCTGCGGTCGAACAAGTCAAGAAATGGCCGCAGTTCCAGCAACTCAAGGTCAATTACGGCAAGGACCGCTGCGGCAACGTCCCCGTGGAGTCATAG
- the RTC6 gene encoding mitochondrial 54S ribosomal protein bL36m (similar to Saccharomyces cerevisiae YPL183W-A; ancestral locus Anc_6.178): MFASGRTVLLAAVAASSRLVATRTLYTGLLPWTVGRVAGGVATMRQPWAASITWQRGFKVRSSLKKFCKDCYFVRRKGRVYVYCKANHKHKQRQG, translated from the coding sequence ATGTTCGCGAGTGGGAGAACGGTTTTGTtggctgctgttgctgccaGCTCGCGTCTGGTCGCGACGAGAACGCTGTATACCGGGCTGCTGCCCTGGACTGTTGGGCGTGTCGCCGGCGGTGTTGCCACGATGAGACAACCTTGGGCTGCTTCCATCACATGGCAGAGAGGGTTCAAAGTGCGgtcgtctttgaagaagttttgcAAGGACTGCTACTTTGTCCGCAGAAAGGGAAGGGTGTACGTCTACTGCAAGGCTAaccacaaacacaaacaacGGCAGGGCTGA